The Apium graveolens cultivar Ventura chromosome 11, ASM990537v1, whole genome shotgun sequence genome has a window encoding:
- the LOC141695119 gene encoding uncharacterized protein LOC141695119, whose translation MTVPDVPSSPSKYLSNQEVVSRRGPCSAPYRRTSYACNQKSCVNTCLQPLDLRNLFPLMVPQLFTLWSSMASLEFAASYNSYTNLRSRMHHISAERPPLNLFRQKLAGTCIYLDVLQKSTGGQNSKTQRELGFNLPENVDVSPKYIDDELMGIAENKLVSFQCKMQFILMMIKDQTIYLSMYLNLLFL comes from the exons TACTTGAGCAATCAAGAAGTGGTTTCCAGAAGGGGACCCTGCTCAGCACCTTATAGAAGAACTTCTTATGCGTGCAACCAAAAAAGCTG TGTAAACACATGCTTGCAGCCACTTGATCTAAGGAACTTATTCCCCTTAATGGTACCACAGCTTTTTACTCTCTGGAGTTCCATGGCATCTCTGGAGTTTGCTGCATCTTATAATTCATATACTAATCTCAGATCGCGAATGCACCACATTTCTGCTGAGAG GCCACCTTTAAATCTTTTTCGCCAAAAATTAGCTGGAACATGCATCTATTTAGACGTGTTGCAGAAGTCAACTGGTGGACAAAACTCTAAAACACAGCGGGAACTTGGATTCAATCTTCCTGAGAATGTAGATGTTTCACCAAAATATATAGATGATGAATTGATGGGCATAGCAGAAAATAAACTAGTATCTTTTCAATGTAAGATGCAGTTTATTTTGATGATGATAAAGGACCAGACTATATATTTAAGCATGTATTTAAATCTATTATTTCTTTAG
- the LOC141696568 gene encoding ABC transporter C family member 2-like encodes MENAGKLEEYVEDNEEGLNIDNKISKPIVNGETNEVPQDANQTKKNEGKSILIKQEERETGVVSWKVLDSKHNMFLGQVSQLISTFVLIWLLLLLFYAAYLYFQSTAREVKRLDSITRSPVYAQFGEALNGLSSIRAYKAYDRMAKINADSMDNNIRFTLVNMSGNRWLAIRLETLGGVMIWLTATFAVVQNGRAANQEAFASTMGLLLSYALNITSLLTAVLRLASLAENSLNAVERVGTYIELPPEGPSIIEYNRPPPGWPTSGSITFKDVVLRYRPELPPVLHGLSFSISPTDKVGIVG; translated from the exons ATGGAAAATGCTGGGAAGCTGGAAGAATATGTGGAAGATAATGAAGAAGGCTTGAACATCGAtaataaaatttcaaaacctATTGTAAATGGTGAAACAAACGAGGTTCCTCAGGATGCAAACCAGACAAAGAAAAATGAAGGAAAATCTATACTTATCAAACAAGAAGAACGGGAAACAGGAGTAGTCAGTTGGAAAGTTTTGGATAG TAAACATAATATGTTTTTGGGTCAAGTGTCCCAGCTCATTTCAACTTTTGTGTTAATTTGGCTACTTCTACTCTTGTTCTATGCAGCCTATCTATATTTTCAG AGTACAGCGCGTGAAGTGAAGCGCTTAGATTCTATTACCAGATCTCCTGTCTATGCCCAGTTTGGAGAAGCATTAAATGGCTTGTCATCTATTCGTGCATATAAAGCCTATGATCGGATGGCCAAGATTAACGCAGACTCCATGGACAATAATATTAGGTTTACTCTTGTGAACATGAGTGGAAATCGTTGGTTGGCCATTCGCTTGGAAACTTTAGGGGGAGTAATGATTTGGCTTACTGCAACATTTGCTGTTGTGCAGAATGGAAGGGCAGCAAACCAGGAGGCTTTCGCCTCTACAATGGGTCTGCTTCTCAGTTATGCATTAAATATTACAAGCTTATTGACTGCCGTACTGAGACTTGCAAGTCTAGCCGAGAATAGTTTAAATGCTGTTGAGCGTGTTGGCACATATATAGAGCTGCCTCCAGAGGGTCCATCTATTATTGAATACAACCGCCCCCCTCCAGGATGGCCTACCTCGGGATCAATCACATTTAAGGATGTTGTTCTACGTTATAGGCCTGAACTTCCTCCAGTATTGCATGGATTGTCCTTCTCAATTTCTCCAACTGACAAGGTTGGGATAGTAGGATAG